In Natronoarchaeum philippinense, a single window of DNA contains:
- a CDS encoding ABC transporter ATP-binding protein has product MAELTLHDVTKVYDDADGSVTAVDEASLTVEDGEFLVLVGPSGCGKSTTLRMIAGLETVTEGEIEIRDREVQHLAPSERDIAMVFQSYALYKRMTARQNMGYGLKHSTDMSADERERQVDETAELLGIEQLLDDKPEAMSGGQKQRVALGRAIVRDPDVFLLDEPLSNLDAKLRSHMRTELQRIQDDLGVTAVYVTHDQTEAMTMADRLAIMDDGVVQQVDPPEYAYDHPANEFVGSFLGSPAMNVFDAVARADGDAYEIDAGGTTVGRFPKEAVDENIDGGTVRFGVRPEDLHLEAIEEDTTDTCAFSASVDAAEYQGNDNFVYLDVAGHELTARVPPGVYPDAGDDVTVRVAAEDVYLFDPETTASIKTRGVGDEQTSTQPITRG; this is encoded by the coding sequence ATGGCTGAACTCACGCTACACGACGTTACGAAAGTTTACGACGACGCCGACGGCTCGGTGACCGCCGTCGACGAGGCCTCGCTGACCGTCGAGGACGGCGAGTTCCTCGTTCTGGTCGGCCCCTCGGGCTGTGGCAAGTCCACGACGCTGCGGATGATCGCCGGCCTAGAGACGGTGACCGAGGGCGAAATCGAGATCCGCGACCGGGAGGTACAGCACCTCGCGCCGAGCGAGCGAGACATCGCCATGGTGTTCCAGAGCTACGCGCTGTACAAGCGCATGACGGCCCGCCAGAATATGGGCTACGGGCTCAAGCACTCGACGGACATGTCCGCCGACGAGCGCGAGCGGCAGGTCGACGAGACCGCCGAGCTGCTCGGCATCGAGCAGCTGCTCGACGACAAGCCCGAGGCGATGAGCGGTGGACAGAAACAGCGCGTCGCGCTCGGTCGAGCGATCGTCCGGGACCCCGACGTGTTCCTGCTCGACGAGCCACTCAGCAATCTCGATGCCAAGCTCCGGTCGCACATGCGCACGGAACTCCAGCGCATCCAAGACGACCTCGGCGTCACCGCCGTCTACGTCACCCACGACCAGACCGAGGCGATGACGATGGCCGACCGGCTCGCGATCATGGACGACGGCGTCGTCCAGCAGGTCGACCCGCCGGAGTACGCCTACGATCACCCGGCAAACGAGTTCGTCGGCTCGTTCCTCGGCAGTCCGGCGATGAACGTGTTCGACGCCGTGGCCCGTGCCGATGGCGATGCCTACGAGATCGACGCCGGCGGGACGACCGTCGGTCGATTCCCGAAAGAAGCGGTCGACGAGAATATCGACGGCGGCACGGTGCGGTTCGGCGTCCGCCCGGAGGACCTCCACCTCGAAGCGATCGAGGAAGACACAACAGACACCTGCGCGTTCTCGGCGTCGGTCGACGCCGCCGAGTACCAAGGTAACGACAACTTCGTCTACCTCGACGTTGCCGGACACGAACTCACGGCCCGGGTTCCGCCGGGCGTCTATCCCGACGCGGGCGACGACGTGACCGTCCGAGTCGCCGCCGAGGACGTCTACCTGTTCGATCCCGAGACGACGGCGTCGATCAAGACCAGAGGCGTCGGCGACGAGCAAACCAGCACCCAGCCGATCACGCGCGGCTGA
- a CDS encoding MGH1-like glycoside hydrolase domain-containing protein → MIPEDCALAVQDGVVCVVGEAGDVRDGRDETGVYGNDTQYLREFAVRVTDPEAPDSGWDRLERQAGPDGVETVLIGGAPGEGRGDARRFVLNRSLTVDGDVVSLETTLTNYTAAERTVEVDLTAESAFRHVFECPGFFSPRDPVERDLDETERESGAGLSGTSPDGTTRTATVQLDGADAETTDADDAVRATASRTLSIPAGESETIVATVRLQPTRGRVDVDVDPTVSMDDYPNLFDAAAETLRALMLPEGVPAAGAPRFVAPFGRDALLVGFQTLPFAPELTRSVLTYFAGRQATSTDPDTLAEPGKIPHEGRRGDLPALGESIRSPYYGTVDATPLFAALVAAYGEWAGEASIPDELYDAAVDAAEWTLSTGDEDGFLWYEPHDHEHGLTHQGWKDSADAIARPDGDAATPPVALAEVQAYAYRALDGVADLASARGDDDLAERLAERAGEIQTAFDESFWLPEEGCYALALDADGAVDAVASNQGHALWCGIVPEERADSVIDRLLRSDVLTDAGLRTYAASHDAFDPLSYHRGSVWPHDTSLAAMGCARYGREDAVEALAERGLMTLSTAATGDPGRWGFPELLIGLDGTEADAGRAPHPDSCEPAAWSAGSAFGFARAALGVGVEADSPTVDPADGIDGTIEATLFCRDRRHAVRTSGAATVVTPTSEAPASTGADPDREHDNQEVTSDG, encoded by the coding sequence ATGATTCCCGAGGACTGCGCGCTCGCGGTGCAAGACGGCGTCGTCTGCGTCGTCGGCGAGGCCGGCGACGTTCGGGACGGCCGCGACGAGACCGGCGTGTACGGCAACGACACGCAGTACCTCCGCGAGTTCGCGGTCCGCGTGACCGATCCCGAGGCGCCCGACAGCGGTTGGGATCGCCTCGAACGGCAAGCCGGTCCCGACGGCGTCGAGACCGTCCTGATCGGCGGCGCACCCGGCGAGGGCCGCGGCGACGCCCGCCGGTTCGTGCTGAACCGGTCACTGACGGTCGACGGCGACGTGGTGTCGCTGGAAACGACGCTCACGAACTACACGGCCGCGGAGCGGACGGTCGAGGTCGATCTGACCGCCGAATCCGCGTTCCGACACGTCTTCGAGTGCCCCGGCTTCTTCTCGCCGCGGGACCCCGTCGAGCGCGACCTCGACGAGACCGAGCGCGAGTCGGGCGCCGGGCTGTCGGGAACGTCGCCGGACGGAACGACCCGGACCGCAACGGTGCAACTCGACGGCGCCGACGCCGAGACGACGGACGCCGACGACGCCGTCCGGGCGACGGCGTCGCGGACGCTGTCGATCCCCGCGGGCGAGAGCGAGACGATCGTGGCGACCGTTCGGCTCCAGCCGACCCGCGGCCGGGTCGACGTCGATGTCGATCCGACGGTTTCGATGGACGACTACCCGAACCTGTTCGACGCCGCCGCGGAGACGCTGCGGGCGCTGATGCTTCCCGAGGGCGTCCCCGCGGCCGGCGCGCCGCGCTTCGTCGCACCCTTCGGCCGGGACGCGCTGCTGGTCGGCTTCCAGACGCTCCCGTTCGCGCCGGAGCTGACCCGAAGCGTGCTGACGTACTTCGCGGGACGACAGGCGACCTCGACCGACCCGGACACGCTCGCCGAGCCGGGCAAGATCCCCCACGAGGGACGCCGGGGCGACCTGCCGGCGCTGGGCGAGTCGATCCGGTCGCCGTACTACGGCACCGTCGACGCGACGCCGCTGTTTGCCGCGCTGGTCGCCGCCTACGGTGAGTGGGCGGGCGAGGCGTCGATCCCCGACGAGCTGTACGACGCCGCCGTCGACGCCGCCGAGTGGACGCTGTCGACCGGCGACGAGGACGGCTTCCTGTGGTACGAGCCCCACGACCACGAGCACGGACTGACCCATCAGGGCTGGAAAGACAGCGCCGACGCCATCGCCCGGCCCGACGGCGACGCCGCGACGCCGCCGGTCGCGCTGGCGGAGGTCCAAGCGTACGCCTACCGCGCGCTCGACGGCGTGGCCGATTTGGCGAGTGCGCGGGGCGACGACGATCTCGCCGAACGCCTCGCCGAGCGCGCCGGAGAGATCCAGACGGCGTTCGACGAGTCGTTCTGGCTCCCCGAGGAGGGCTGTTATGCCCTCGCACTGGACGCCGACGGCGCGGTCGACGCGGTCGCCTCGAATCAGGGCCACGCGCTGTGGTGTGGCATCGTCCCCGAGGAGCGGGCCGACAGCGTCATCGACCGCCTGCTTCGGTCGGACGTGCTGACCGACGCCGGACTCCGGACGTACGCGGCCTCCCACGACGCGTTCGATCCGCTGTCGTACCACCGCGGGAGCGTCTGGCCCCACGACACTAGCCTCGCCGCGATGGGCTGTGCGCGCTACGGCCGCGAGGACGCCGTCGAGGCGCTGGCAGAACGCGGACTGATGACGCTGTCGACCGCCGCGACCGGCGATCCCGGTCGCTGGGGCTTCCCCGAACTACTGATCGGCCTCGACGGCACCGAGGCCGACGCCGGACGGGCGCCCCACCCCGATTCCTGCGAACCCGCGGCGTGGAGCGCCGGAAGCGCCTTCGGCTTCGCGCGGGCCGCCCTCGGCGTCGGCGTCGAGGCGGACTCGCCGACGGTCGATCCGGCCGACGGCATCGACGGGACGATCGAGGCGACGCTGTTCTGCCGGGACCGGCGCCACGCGGTACGAACGAGCGGCGCCGCGACGGTCGTCACGCCGACCAGCGAGGCGCCCGCGTCGACCGGCGCCGACCCGGACCGAGAGCACGACAACCAAGAGGTGACTTCTGATGGCTGA
- a CDS encoding ABC transporter ATP-binding protein: protein MSSEHTTTADAADALGSDESAAIHLNDITKRFDDLVAVDDLDLTIRPGEFLVLLGPSGCGKSTTLRMIAGLEVPSEGSIEIGDREVTETLPQKRDLSMVFQSYALYPHKTVEGNLAFPLGKLDLDDDEEERRIQRTAELLEIDDLLDNKPGQLSGGQRQRVALGRTIVREPKAFLMDEPLSNLDAKLRVQTRSELRSLQQQLGTTTVYVTHDQEEAMSLADRIAVMNDGKLQQVGTPKEVYENPVNEFVAGFLGEPAMNFLEPDQFDAPGQFDAAETVGVRPEDVEVAEESSAAADGGHYYELDGEALVVEPLGNAYEIEFDCGGEQVTARLRERPETVESGTSATLRLPAEAVHRFGEDGEVIGE, encoded by the coding sequence ATGTCGAGCGAGCACACCACTACCGCCGACGCCGCGGACGCGCTTGGCTCCGACGAGAGCGCGGCGATCCATCTGAACGACATCACCAAGCGCTTCGACGATCTGGTCGCGGTCGACGATCTCGACTTGACGATCCGACCGGGCGAGTTCCTCGTCCTACTCGGCCCCTCGGGCTGTGGGAAGTCGACGACCCTGCGGATGATCGCCGGCCTCGAAGTGCCCTCGGAAGGGAGCATCGAGATCGGCGACCGCGAGGTCACCGAGACCCTACCCCAGAAGCGCGATCTCTCGATGGTGTTCCAGAGCTACGCGCTGTACCCCCACAAGACCGTCGAGGGGAACCTCGCGTTCCCGCTGGGCAAGCTCGACCTCGACGACGACGAGGAGGAGCGTCGCATCCAGCGCACCGCCGAACTGCTGGAGATCGACGACCTGCTCGACAACAAGCCGGGCCAACTCAGCGGCGGGCAGCGCCAGCGCGTCGCGCTGGGGCGGACCATCGTCCGCGAGCCCAAGGCGTTCCTGATGGACGAGCCACTTTCGAATCTCGACGCCAAGCTCCGGGTCCAGACCCGTTCGGAGCTTCGCAGCCTGCAACAACAGCTCGGCACGACGACCGTCTACGTCACCCACGATCAGGAGGAGGCGATGAGCCTCGCCGATCGGATCGCGGTGATGAACGACGGTAAGCTCCAGCAGGTCGGGACGCCGAAGGAAGTCTACGAGAACCCCGTCAACGAGTTCGTCGCCGGCTTCCTCGGCGAGCCCGCGATGAACTTCCTCGAACCGGACCAGTTCGACGCACCTGGGCAGTTCGATGCCGCCGAAACCGTCGGCGTCCGGCCCGAAGATGTCGAAGTCGCAGAAGAGTCGAGCGCCGCCGCGGACGGCGGCCACTACTACGAACTCGACGGCGAAGCGCTCGTGGTCGAGCCGCTGGGCAACGCCTACGAGATTGAGTTCGACTGCGGCGGCGAGCAGGTCACCGCACGACTACGCGAACGCCCCGAGACCGTCGAATCGGGCACGTCGGCGACGCTCCGCCTGCCCGCCGAGGCCGTCCACCGATTCGGCGAGGACGGCGAGGTGATCGGGGAATGA
- a CDS encoding carbohydrate ABC transporter permease, whose translation MSTKQSTFRHVVDSFKTALGLGENKLETSLAERVVFYVAMGLTLFLTLFPFYYMAVASLLPESSLYSLPPTLIPNDITFTHYKTVFGPETFPFLTYFKNSFVIATTTAGASVIVATFGAYSFARLDYRGRGIISRGVLMVYMFSGILLVVPMFQVVVWLGFVDSLASLFITYLVQTLPVSLYMLGNYFRSIPEEIEEAAIMDGYSRLEVIFKITLPLSAPAIVAVFFFTFMIAWNEYLFASIFLQSQSVFTLPIGIEALSSSFRQVWGQIMAASLLTSVPLIVMFTYLEKYMVEGLTFGAVEG comes from the coding sequence ATGAGCACGAAACAATCCACATTCCGACACGTCGTCGATTCGTTCAAGACCGCGCTCGGTCTGGGCGAGAATAAGCTCGAAACGTCGCTGGCAGAACGGGTCGTGTTCTACGTGGCGATGGGGCTGACGCTGTTTCTCACCCTGTTCCCGTTCTACTACATGGCCGTGGCGAGCCTGCTGCCCGAGTCGAGCCTGTACTCGCTGCCGCCGACGCTGATCCCGAACGACATCACGTTCACGCACTACAAGACCGTCTTCGGACCGGAGACGTTCCCGTTCCTGACGTACTTCAAGAACAGCTTCGTCATCGCCACGACGACCGCCGGGGCGTCCGTGATCGTCGCCACGTTCGGCGCCTACAGCTTCGCCCGACTCGACTACCGCGGGCGCGGCATCATCTCTCGGGGCGTCCTGATGGTGTACATGTTCTCGGGCATCCTGCTGGTCGTCCCGATGTTCCAAGTCGTCGTCTGGCTGGGCTTCGTCGACTCGCTGGCGAGCCTGTTCATCACGTACCTGGTCCAGACGCTGCCGGTGTCGCTGTACATGCTGGGTAACTACTTCCGGTCGATCCCCGAGGAGATCGAGGAGGCGGCGATCATGGACGGCTACTCGCGGCTGGAAGTGATCTTCAAAATCACGCTGCCGCTGTCGGCGCCCGCGATCGTGGCCGTGTTCTTCTTCACGTTCATGATCGCGTGGAACGAGTACCTGTTCGCCAGCATCTTCCTGCAGTCCCAGAGCGTGTTCACCCTGCCGATCGGCATCGAGGCGCTGTCCTCGAGCTTCCGGCAGGTCTGGGGCCAGATCATGGCGGCGTCGCTGCTGACCAGCGTCCCCCTGATCGTGATGTTCACCTACCTCGAAAAGTACATGGTCGAAGGCCTGACCTTCGGGGCGGTGGAGGGATAA